In Actinomycetota bacterium, one genomic interval encodes:
- a CDS encoding flagellar basal body-associated FliL family protein — MLKKYDKILLLATLFLIPLLVLSCSPGQEPEEVVFGPTYDVGEIIVNLADLGQARYGKAEVVLELAAESSLEEIKTRNPQIRDIVIDIFSSQESTDLLDQQGKEEVKKKIKSSINQILSSGKVEQVYFTTIVVQ, encoded by the coding sequence ATGCTAAAAAAATATGACAAAATATTATTACTGGCCACATTATTTTTAATACCTTTGCTAGTCTTATCCTGTTCTCCAGGCCAGGAACCAGAGGAGGTTGTGTTCGGTCCTACTTATGATGTGGGGGAGATTATAGTTAATCTGGCTGATCTGGGACAGGCAAGATATGGTAAAGCAGAGGTGGTCCTAGAATTGGCCGCAGAATCATCTTTAGAAGAAATAAAAACCAGGAACCCCCAGATCAGGGATATAGTAATAGATATTTTTAGCAGCCAGGAATCTACCGACCTGCTAGACCAACAGGGGAAGGAAGAAGTCAAAAAAAAGATAAAAAGCAGTATTAACCAAATACTAAGCAGCGGAAAAGTGGAACAGGTTTATTTTACTACTATAGTAGTACAGTAA
- a CDS encoding flagellar motor protein MotB, with translation MKLNKRNNRSEENRDRWMTTYSDMITLLLVFFVLLYSMSVIDLRKFRETAMGFSIAFGTNNNNYIFDEPQSLEATMNQIETSPVVSFERFAPPIIRDIEKVGYGWEIEMREEEQEDQRKGLSNEGDAELIGIARGLKENITREGLDEHVNILIEGGRLVIRIETEGVLFESGSAQLTNEVKPLLNIIADSLKFYRGLVMVEGHTDNVPIHTAKYPSNWELSTSRAVSVLKYWIDNQMMLPGDVVAAGYADTKPIGTNDNAQGRAKNRRVEILVLSRDEARTITR, from the coding sequence GTGAAGTTAAACAAAAGAAATAATAGAAGCGAGGAAAACCGGGACCGATGGATGACCACTTACTCGGATATGATTACCCTGCTATTGGTATTTTTTGTATTACTGTATTCCATGTCAGTAATTGACCTTAGGAAGTTCAGGGAAACTGCAATGGGATTTAGCATTGCTTTTGGTACTAATAATAATAACTATATTTTTGATGAGCCACAATCCCTGGAAGCTACCATGAATCAGATAGAAACCAGTCCTGTGGTCAGTTTTGAAAGGTTTGCCCCTCCCATAATAAGGGATATTGAGAAAGTTGGTTACGGTTGGGAGATTGAGATGAGGGAGGAGGAACAAGAAGACCAAAGAAAGGGATTATCCAATGAAGGTGATGCTGAATTAATAGGAATTGCCCGGGGGCTTAAAGAGAATATAACCAGGGAAGGATTGGATGAACATGTAAATATATTGATTGAAGGGGGCAGGTTGGTTATCAGGATTGAGACGGAGGGGGTTTTGTTTGAATCCGGCAGTGCCCAGCTAACCAATGAGGTAAAACCGCTTTTAAATATAATTGCTGATTCATTGAAGTTTTATAGGGGTCTGGTTATGGTGGAGGGCCATACCGATAATGTCCCTATCCATACCGCCAAATATCCATCCAACTGGGAACTATCTACCTCCAGGGCAGTATCAGTTTTAAAGTACTGGATTGATAACCAGATGATGCTGCCCGGAGATGTGGTGGCAGCCGGATATGCAGATACCAAACCTATAGGCACCAATGATAATGCACAAGGAAGAGCTAAAAACAGAAGGGTAGAAATATTAGTGCTCAGCAGAGATGAGGCAAGAACTATAACCCGGTAA